The Opitutaceae bacterium genome has a window encoding:
- a CDS encoding dihydrodipicolinate synthase family protein, which produces MTALITPMTADHGLDRPALEGLLERQIQSGVHGIFVLGSVGEGPLLTETMSAEVARCTTEVIGGRCPVLGGAIDNSVERCLRRLDALAEAGVDIGVLTLPCYGWPHRVAESVSFFSDVAKRSPLPIMAYDLPKVVGWRMPIELIEALFEIRNLIGLKCTHADAPAMLEACSSPRRPAGFAFLPGNSALVLPMLQAGADGLVCTPSNVFPEPFVELYRAFEEQRLDAAQAIADHVLPGLVELLGILPNGAGSIKAVLEVQGLAWRYTAPPWPQASGKEMEVAKKILEKINRSLKIGEGLPVE; this is translated from the coding sequence GTGACTGCGTTGATCACTCCGATGACGGCAGACCACGGTCTGGACAGACCTGCCCTTGAAGGTCTGCTCGAACGACAGATTCAATCCGGTGTCCACGGTATCTTCGTGCTGGGATCGGTGGGCGAAGGTCCCCTTCTGACGGAAACCATGTCGGCCGAGGTGGCCCGCTGCACAACCGAGGTGATTGGCGGGCGTTGCCCGGTCCTCGGGGGCGCCATCGACAATTCGGTGGAGCGGTGCCTGCGACGGTTGGATGCCCTGGCTGAAGCGGGAGTGGATATCGGGGTGCTGACCCTGCCCTGCTACGGCTGGCCTCACCGGGTGGCGGAGAGTGTCTCGTTCTTCAGCGACGTGGCGAAGCGCTCACCATTGCCCATCATGGCTTACGACCTGCCCAAAGTGGTCGGGTGGCGGATGCCCATCGAACTGATCGAAGCTCTCTTCGAGATCAGGAACCTGATCGGACTGAAGTGCACCCACGCAGACGCTCCTGCGATGCTGGAGGCGTGTTCATCGCCCAGGAGACCGGCCGGCTTTGCGTTCCTTCCCGGGAATTCAGCGCTGGTTCTGCCCATGCTCCAGGCGGGGGCCGACGGTCTGGTCTGCACTCCGTCAAACGTTTTTCCGGAGCCCTTTGTGGAGCTCTACCGGGCCTTCGAAGAGCAGCGGCTGGATGCGGCCCAGGCGATCGCGGATCATGTCCTGCCCGGATTGGTGGAACTCTTGGGTATTCTGCCCAATGGAGCGGGCAGCATCAAGGCGGTGCTGGAGGTTCAGGGGCTCGCCTGGAGGTACACCGCCCCTCCGTGGCCGCAGGCTTCCGGGAAGGAGATGGAGGTGGCGAAGAAGATTCTCGAAAAGATCAACCGTTCACTGAAAATCGGCGAGGGATTGCCAGTGGAATGA
- a CDS encoding thioredoxin domain-containing protein: MATLRFIRKAAVIGFTLLLSIGFSESTPSDTQSAIETLDSNTIEDFDFGIPTVHSLGSADAPLVLIEFSDYHCAHCSLFHEMVFPNVLSQYIDTGKVFYVALHFPSKKYPIASTAAEAAYCAGEQGRFWEMRELLFANSLFLSEDEITEIARGLAIHMGDYEDCMRSGAYRELVAAEKRCGQNSGVTVTPSFILAQKQGQHADNGRVIKGLLKWSKFEAEILEMLKIADENP; this comes from the coding sequence ATGGCTACGCTTCGTTTCATCCGGAAGGCCGCCGTTATCGGCTTCACTTTGCTCTTGTCGATCGGGTTCTCCGAATCAACTCCTTCCGACACGCAGTCGGCCATCGAGACCCTTGATTCCAACACGATCGAAGATTTCGACTTCGGCATTCCAACCGTCCACAGTCTTGGCAGCGCTGATGCCCCCCTGGTCCTGATCGAGTTCTCTGATTACCATTGTGCGCATTGTTCCCTGTTTCACGAAATGGTTTTTCCCAATGTCCTGAGCCAGTACATCGACACCGGAAAGGTCTTTTACGTGGCCCTGCACTTTCCCAGCAAGAAATACCCCATCGCGTCAACGGCGGCCGAAGCGGCCTATTGCGCCGGCGAGCAGGGACGGTTTTGGGAGATGCGTGAGCTCCTCTTTGCGAACAGTCTCTTCCTGAGTGAGGACGAGATCACCGAAATCGCGAGGGGTCTCGCCATCCACATGGGGGACTATGAGGATTGCATGCGCTCCGGTGCCTATCGAGAGCTTGTGGCAGCGGAGAAACGCTGCGGCCAGAACTCGGGCGTGACCGTCACCCCCAGTTTCATCCTCGCTCAGAAGCAGGGGCAACATGCGGACAACGGGCGGGTGATCAAAGGACTGCTCAAATGGTCCAAATTCGAAGCGGAGATCCTGGAAATGCTGAAAATCGCGGACGAGAATCCTTGA
- a CDS encoding MauE/DoxX family redox-associated membrane protein has translation MNCKVVFLLRCLLGGIFIWAGLVKVGGPMDFLVSIYGYDLGLPETPVRITVVVLPWIEILSGIAIVTGIWQQAGLILSALMLAAFLAFTGQAWLRGLDISCGCFGSLLEEESILGSVQFAFLRNLVLMAITVTLLVRGRGQR, from the coding sequence ATGAACTGCAAGGTCGTGTTCCTACTACGGTGTCTGCTCGGAGGAATTTTCATCTGGGCCGGTCTGGTCAAGGTGGGAGGGCCGATGGACTTCCTGGTTTCAATCTATGGCTATGACCTGGGCCTGCCGGAAACACCGGTCCGAATTACCGTGGTCGTTCTGCCCTGGATTGAGATCCTTTCGGGAATCGCCATTGTTACGGGGATCTGGCAGCAGGCAGGCCTGATCCTGTCGGCGCTGATGCTGGCCGCTTTCCTGGCCTTCACCGGCCAGGCCTGGCTGAGAGGACTCGATATATCCTGTGGCTGCTTCGGGAGTTTGCTCGAGGAAGAATCCATTCTGGGAAGTGTGCAGTTCGCCTTTCTCAGGAATCTCGTGCTCATGGCCATCACCGTGACCCTTCTGGTCCGGGGACGCGGCCAGCGCTGA
- a CDS encoding VCBS repeat-containing protein — translation MKNSCPENDHRTYRPSNRPFCRRPFEAGLFALSLCLLNLTPEIRAASTWTEETFEGFSDGTFLDGGSNLYVSARGRIQMISRWDLNQDGFVDLVVPSGHSQTEKENTYLYINRHGEVDARTRIELPGGGSSSGLVADLNKDGLNDLIVSNAADSHVKEVSSWIYWGTPTGFSAHQRTALPAFSGRMITSGDFNGDGWADLAIACEWMDPKGDSKGKVSLIYWNSPEGFDPAHRLTLPLDGEPARFVLTADLDGDEKDDLIVQTSERIHLLRSVDGAFATGVAKAHLEMAGDVLALGDFDADGARDLAIGRPETVTILYARDGRFSRDDSLELAVQMPRRLCAADVDRDGTTI, via the coding sequence ATGAAAAATTCCTGCCCCGAAAACGACCATAGGACCTACCGTCCGTCCAATCGTCCCTTCTGCCGTCGACCCTTCGAAGCAGGACTCTTTGCGCTCTCCCTCTGCCTGCTCAACCTGACACCGGAGATCCGGGCGGCCTCCACCTGGACCGAGGAAACTTTTGAAGGCTTCAGTGATGGCACGTTTCTCGACGGCGGCAGCAACCTGTATGTCTCCGCCCGGGGCCGGATCCAGATGATCAGCCGCTGGGATTTGAACCAGGATGGCTTCGTCGATCTGGTTGTGCCATCCGGTCACTCCCAGACAGAAAAGGAAAACACCTATCTCTATATCAATCGGCACGGTGAAGTCGACGCCCGCACCCGCATCGAACTGCCGGGAGGCGGGTCCAGTTCGGGCCTGGTGGCCGACTTGAACAAGGATGGACTGAACGACCTGATCGTGTCCAACGCTGCCGACAGCCACGTCAAGGAAGTCAGTTCCTGGATCTATTGGGGCACGCCAACCGGTTTTTCAGCCCACCAGCGAACCGCCCTCCCCGCCTTTTCCGGCCGGATGATCACTTCCGGCGACTTCAACGGTGACGGCTGGGCGGATCTTGCCATCGCCTGCGAATGGATGGATCCGAAGGGAGACTCCAAGGGAAAAGTCAGCCTGATCTATTGGAATTCCCCCGAGGGCTTCGATCCGGCCCATCGTCTGACACTGCCGCTCGATGGCGAACCTGCCCGCTTCGTTCTCACCGCCGATCTCGATGGCGACGAAAAGGACGACCTGATCGTCCAGACCTCGGAAAGAATCCATCTGCTGAGATCGGTTGACGGCGCCTTTGCCACGGGCGTGGCAAAGGCACATCTCGAGATGGCCGGCGATGTCCTCGCCCTCGGTGATTTCGATGCCGACGGCGCTCGGGATCTCGCGATCGGCAGGCCGGAGACAGTGACCATCCTGTATGCCCGCGATGGTCGGTTTTCCAGGGACGATTCCCTTGAACTCGCTGTGCAAATGCCCCGCAGGCTCTGTGCCGCGGATGTGGACCGGGACGGAACGACGATCTGA
- a CDS encoding mandelate racemase/muconate lactonizing enzyme family protein, translating to MISRRQFLQGSGLLAAGALAGPIRAAGSVLAAPSGKVGSMKIASVKTAAIDIKYKTHLVKVTTDSGLFGIGEAYPKAEVADDIALMGRKIIGEDPLNVESLVFSLTQQFWSRGSRTGSLCGAIAGIETALYDLAGKILGIPVYVLLGGTYHDRILLYNDADSPDSKTFDAQAWAATALASKEAGFRAVKHSLPKYDSSINGTITPGTLRKWVRILEATVDALGDDTRIGVDLHWKYQSVDVLRFTHMIRDLNIWFLEDPIQPEDIEGHRRIKEKSVVPILTGENLYHRQGFRQLIETQACDMVHIDAQKSGGLLEMKKIADWADLYSMPMICHNGATPVGTIASAHACRAIKSFVALEADTAEGDKAHWPDLIHHEGPLFRDGYLEVSDRPGLGIELNEDVCREHLADDRGFFE from the coding sequence ATGATCAGTCGCCGACAGTTCTTACAGGGATCCGGTTTGCTGGCCGCTGGCGCGCTCGCCGGGCCGATCCGCGCAGCCGGTTCCGTCCTGGCCGCTCCATCCGGCAAGGTCGGTTCGATGAAGATCGCCTCTGTCAAGACGGCGGCCATCGACATCAAGTACAAGACGCACCTGGTCAAGGTGACGACCGACTCCGGTCTGTTCGGAATCGGCGAGGCCTATCCCAAGGCCGAAGTCGCCGATGACATCGCGCTGATGGGCCGGAAGATTATCGGCGAGGATCCGCTCAATGTGGAATCGCTCGTCTTCAGTCTGACCCAGCAGTTCTGGTCACGGGGGTCGCGGACCGGTTCGCTCTGCGGCGCCATCGCGGGCATTGAGACTGCCCTTTATGACCTGGCCGGCAAGATTCTGGGCATTCCGGTCTATGTCTTGCTCGGAGGCACCTACCACGACAGGATTCTGCTCTACAACGACGCAGATTCGCCTGACAGCAAGACCTTCGATGCCCAGGCCTGGGCGGCGACCGCCCTCGCCTCAAAGGAGGCGGGATTCCGGGCGGTCAAACACAGCCTGCCGAAGTACGACAGCTCCATCAACGGCACCATCACGCCGGGCACCCTGCGCAAGTGGGTCCGTATTCTTGAGGCGACGGTGGACGCATTGGGAGACGATACCCGGATTGGCGTCGACCTTCACTGGAAGTATCAGTCGGTTGATGTCCTGCGTTTCACGCATATGATCCGCGACTTGAATATCTGGTTTCTCGAGGATCCCATTCAGCCTGAGGATATCGAGGGACACCGTCGGATCAAGGAGAAGAGCGTGGTCCCGATCCTTACCGGGGAAAACCTCTACCACCGCCAGGGGTTCAGGCAGTTGATTGAGACGCAGGCCTGCGACATGGTGCACATAGACGCGCAGAAGTCGGGTGGTCTGTTGGAGATGAAGAAGATCGCAGACTGGGCCGACCTCTATTCCATGCCCATGATCTGTCACAACGGTGCGACTCCGGTCGGAACAATCGCATCGGCCCATGCCTGCAGGGCCATCAAGTCATTCGTGGCTTTGGAGGCGGATACGGCCGAGGGCGACAAGGCTCACTGGCCGGACCTGATCCACCATGAAGGCCCGCTCTTCAGGGACGGCTACCTCGAGGTTTCCGACCGACCCGGTCTCGGGATCGAATTGAATGAGGACGTCTGCCGCGAACACCTGGCGGACGATCGTGGTTTCTTCGAATAG
- a CDS encoding alkaline phosphatase D family protein — MHDLNTNPRRAILTALLLSLLPLTLKAAAPYFATGARVGEVSQDSAIIWSRLTAEKDRRWDGVVPMPLMSPTRVISESPDIPASEWEGAVPGIAGEIRVAFSVNPVCGEEAQRTDWVKVDEGTDFSHSFHLRGLQSGTRYYYVIEGRLTVDAPVSRSEVGTFGTAPDPDEWEDVWFSVMTCQLYYQRDDRNGFRLYRSLAHLSPIFLDYPDFMVRTGDNVYYDRDNPRGSTVDLCRLHWQRMFSLPLLLDFLRQVPSYWQKDDHDAFFDDSYPGLKAPWIEPLTYEDGARIFREQTPVGDDLYRTYRWGRGIQIWLTENRDFRTPDTMPDGPDKTIWGREQKEWLKRTLLESDAPFKIIVSPTALVGPDNRDQADNHANEAFRREGDEFRQWAYANGLTKNLFILAGDRHWQYASTDPKTGLREFACGPASDEMVLNGPGYDSNYHSFYRSGGGFITVSFRKGTKKVLANPQRVVVEDGAPILTIRIHDVDGKVVHEVREVATL; from the coding sequence ATGCATGACTTGAACACCAATCCGCGCCGGGCGATTCTTACCGCCCTGCTTTTGAGTCTGTTGCCGTTGACCTTGAAGGCGGCGGCTCCCTACTTTGCCACAGGGGCGCGAGTAGGCGAGGTTTCCCAGGATTCCGCCATCATCTGGAGCCGGCTGACCGCCGAGAAGGACCGGCGGTGGGATGGCGTGGTTCCGATGCCCCTGATGAGCCCCACACGGGTCATTTCTGAATCGCCGGATATCCCGGCCTCCGAATGGGAAGGCGCCGTGCCGGGCATCGCCGGGGAGATCCGGGTGGCGTTTTCGGTGAACCCCGTTTGCGGCGAAGAGGCTCAGCGTACTGATTGGGTGAAGGTCGATGAAGGCACCGACTTTTCCCACAGCTTTCACCTGCGCGGATTGCAGAGTGGAACGCGCTATTATTATGTGATCGAAGGTCGTTTGACCGTGGATGCCCCGGTTTCCCGGAGTGAGGTGGGGACTTTCGGGACAGCGCCCGATCCGGATGAATGGGAGGATGTCTGGTTCTCGGTCATGACCTGCCAGCTCTACTACCAGCGCGACGATCGCAACGGGTTTCGTCTTTACCGCTCATTGGCCCACCTGAGCCCGATCTTTCTCGATTACCCCGACTTCATGGTGCGGACCGGCGACAACGTTTATTACGACAGGGATAATCCGCGGGGCAGCACCGTCGATCTCTGCCGCTTGCATTGGCAGCGGATGTTCTCCCTGCCCCTGTTGCTGGACTTCCTGCGCCAGGTACCAAGTTATTGGCAGAAGGACGACCACGACGCTTTCTTTGATGATTCCTATCCGGGATTGAAGGCCCCGTGGATCGAGCCGTTGACCTATGAGGACGGGGCACGTATCTTTCGGGAACAGACGCCGGTCGGGGACGATCTTTACCGAACCTACCGATGGGGCAGGGGTATCCAGATCTGGCTGACGGAAAACCGTGATTTTCGAACGCCGGACACCATGCCTGACGGGCCGGACAAGACGATCTGGGGACGGGAACAGAAGGAATGGCTGAAGCGGACGCTTCTCGAGAGCGATGCCCCCTTCAAGATCATTGTCAGTCCGACTGCGCTGGTCGGTCCCGACAACCGCGACCAGGCCGACAATCACGCCAACGAAGCCTTCCGACGCGAGGGCGACGAGTTTCGCCAGTGGGCGTACGCCAATGGCCTGACGAAGAATCTGTTCATCCTGGCCGGCGACCGTCACTGGCAGTACGCCTCGACGGATCCCAAGACGGGTCTGCGCGAGTTTGCCTGCGGTCCGGCTTCCGATGAGATGGTTCTCAACGGCCCGGGATACGACTCCAATTATCACTCTTTCTACCGATCGGGCGGCGGCTTCATCACGGTCAGCTTCCGTAAAGGAACCAAGAAGGTATTGGCGAATCCGCAGCGGGTGGTGGTCGAGGATGGCGCCCCGATCCTGACCATCCGGATCCATGATGTGGACGGCAAGGTGGTCCATGAGGTTCGCGAGGTCGCGACTCTCTAG
- a CDS encoding VCBS repeat-containing protein has product MANYQSEGGATWTDSLVFYSTLGRLSHNDVLRLPTLGASWVSARDLNEDGYPELVFSNANVTNQRSIFSYIYWNEEGRFRFGNHSQLPTAGSVANTVGDLNNDGAPDVVFFNDEGGFRDGASQTDLYWGDGTRSFAARPAVSFPTHQIFGIGQADLDDDGYVDLILTRENFIQGVAHEQSGITVHWGSDRGFQRTSEITSESSYGGVRIADINKDGFLDMLTGGTTFDPEYPETNGIPIHWGSADGFRRENRSIIPSRKEKTRGPLLADLDKDGWLDVAAQEENGTFSIWYGSAEGFDTGRHRTFELGRPDQLMYIQAADLNRDGWLDLLLPQRGPADGTETSSFIYYGGAEGFSNDRRATVASYVAYQNTIADLDRDGWLDLVLMAYGGEVSGNRPSLIYWGNQDGFSTRPRTELLSYGSSGSVALDFDRDGWLDLFFANHRRSGSTLVAEPHRHSTDSMLFWGGPNGYSDDRRFDIPSRGPSGLNLRDPGNSYDRGFYEDYISSGHHLPDREKPSSIDWEAESPFGTGVQFQIRTATSEAGLATSPWMGPDGAYTWWTEPGPIDNPLEGGWIQYRARLLSPNAGPSPVLSRVTLHFE; this is encoded by the coding sequence GTGGCCAACTACCAGAGCGAGGGCGGTGCCACCTGGACGGATTCCCTCGTCTTCTACTCGACACTCGGCCGCCTCAGCCACAACGACGTCCTCAGACTGCCGACCCTGGGGGCCAGCTGGGTCAGCGCTCGCGACCTGAACGAGGATGGCTATCCCGAACTGGTTTTCAGCAACGCCAATGTCACCAATCAGCGCAGCATCTTTTCCTACATCTACTGGAATGAGGAGGGCCGCTTCCGCTTCGGCAATCACTCGCAACTGCCCACTGCCGGCTCAGTGGCCAACACCGTCGGCGACCTGAACAATGACGGCGCACCAGATGTCGTCTTCTTCAACGATGAGGGCGGTTTTCGCGACGGGGCTTCCCAGACCGATCTTTACTGGGGCGACGGCACCCGCTCCTTCGCCGCCAGGCCGGCGGTCTCTTTTCCCACCCACCAGATATTCGGCATCGGCCAGGCGGATCTCGATGACGACGGATATGTCGACCTCATCCTCACCCGCGAAAATTTCATCCAGGGCGTCGCGCACGAGCAGAGCGGCATCACCGTGCACTGGGGCAGTGACCGTGGTTTTCAACGGACCAGTGAGATCACCTCGGAATCATCCTATGGTGGTGTTCGCATCGCTGATATCAACAAGGATGGCTTCCTCGACATGCTGACCGGCGGAACCACCTTTGACCCTGAATACCCCGAGACCAATGGGATACCGATCCATTGGGGATCCGCTGATGGCTTTCGCCGCGAAAACCGATCCATCATCCCCTCCCGGAAGGAAAAGACTCGGGGACCGTTGCTGGCCGACCTCGACAAGGATGGTTGGCTCGACGTTGCCGCGCAGGAGGAGAACGGCACTTTCTCCATCTGGTACGGTTCAGCGGAGGGGTTCGACACCGGCCGGCACCGGACCTTCGAACTCGGTCGCCCCGATCAACTCATGTACATCCAGGCGGCCGATCTCAACCGCGATGGCTGGCTCGATCTTCTCCTCCCGCAACGCGGTCCGGCCGACGGCACGGAGACCTCCTCCTTCATCTATTATGGCGGGGCTGAAGGCTTCAGCAACGACCGCCGGGCGACGGTAGCCTCCTATGTGGCCTACCAGAACACGATCGCAGACCTCGATCGCGACGGGTGGCTCGACCTCGTCCTGATGGCCTATGGGGGCGAGGTCTCCGGCAATCGACCCTCGTTGATCTACTGGGGAAATCAGGACGGCTTCTCCACCCGACCACGAACCGAGCTGCTCAGCTATGGATCCTCCGGTTCGGTTGCCCTGGATTTTGACCGCGATGGATGGCTCGATCTCTTCTTCGCCAACCACCGTCGGTCCGGTTCCACCCTCGTGGCCGAACCACACCGGCACAGCACGGATTCGATGCTATTCTGGGGTGGACCGAATGGCTATTCGGATGATCGCCGCTTCGACATTCCCAGTCGCGGTCCCTCAGGACTCAACCTGCGCGATCCGGGCAACAGCTACGACCGCGGGTTTTATGAAGACTATATCTCTTCAGGTCATCACCTGCCCGATCGGGAAAAGCCATCCTCGATCGACTGGGAGGCGGAGTCGCCTTTCGGCACAGGCGTGCAGTTTCAGATACGAACCGCAACCTCCGAAGCGGGACTGGCGACCTCTCCGTGGATGGGTCCTGACGGAGCCTATACCTGGTGGACCGAACCCGGTCCGATCGACAATCCACTGGAAGGCGGTTGGATTCAGTACCGGGCGAGGCTCCTGAGCCCGAATGCCGGACCATCGCCTGTTCTTTCAAGGGTCACGCTCCACTTCGAATAG